The Muricauda sp. SCSIO 65647 genome includes a region encoding these proteins:
- the rpsN gene encoding 30S ribosomal protein S14, with product MAKESMKARERKRAKMVAKYAEKRRALKEAGDYDALQKLPKNASPVRMRNRCKLTGRPRGYMRTFGISRVTFREMANKGLIPGVKKASW from the coding sequence ATGGCCAAAGAATCAATGAAAGCCCGAGAAAGAAAAAGGGCGAAAATGGTAGCGAAATATGCAGAGAAGCGAAGAGCTTTAAAAGAGGCCGGAGATTACGATGCATTGCAAAAGCTGCCGAAAAACGCTTCACCGGTGCGCATGCGAAACCGTTGCAAACTGACAGGTAGGCCCAGAGGCTATATGAGAACCTTTGGTATTTCTAGGGTCACGTTCCGTGAGATGGCGAATAAAGGGTTGATTCCTGGTGTGAAAAAAGCAAGTTGGTAA
- the rpsD gene encoding 30S ribosomal protein S4: protein MARYTGPKTKIARKFGEAIFGDDKSFEKKNYPPGQHGNNRRRGKKSEYAIQLMEKQKAKYTYGILERQFRNLFSQAKRREGVTGEVLLQLCESRLDNVVYRMGLSPSRRGARQLVSHRHITVNGEVVNIPSYTLRPGDVVGVREKSKSVQSIQNSLDANSSVYEWITWNPEKKEGTFVSVPERLQIPENIKEQLIVELYSK, encoded by the coding sequence ATGGCAAGATACACAGGACCAAAAACAAAAATCGCACGAAAGTTCGGAGAAGCGATATTCGGAGACGACAAGTCATTCGAAAAAAAGAACTACCCTCCCGGTCAGCACGGTAACAATCGTCGCCGAGGGAAAAAATCAGAGTATGCAATCCAGTTGATGGAGAAGCAAAAGGCCAAATACACGTACGGCATACTTGAAAGACAATTTAGAAACCTATTTTCCCAAGCAAAACGTCGTGAAGGCGTTACCGGTGAGGTTTTACTCCAATTATGTGAATCAAGATTAGACAATGTGGTTTACAGAATGGGGCTATCTCCTTCAAGAAGGGGCGCACGACAATTGGTTTCGCACCGCCATATCACGGTAAATGGCGAGGTGGTGAACATTCCATCGTACACGTTACGACCAGGTGATGTGGTCGGTGTTCGCGAGAAGTCAAAATCTGTTCAATCGATCCAAAACTCATTGGATGCGAACAGTTCGGTCTATGAGTGGATTACCTGGAACCCAGAAAAGAAGGAAGGTACGTTCGTATCGGTCCCTGAAAGACTTCAAATTCCAGAGAACATCAAAGAACAATTAATCGTCGAGTTATACTCCAAATAA
- the rpsE gene encoding 30S ribosomal protein S5 — MYQKYKNVELVKPGGLELKDRLVGVQRVTKVTKGGRAFGFSAIVVVGDENGVVGHGLGKSKEVATAIAKAVEDAKKNLVRIPINKGTIPHQQKGKYGGARVYIQPASEGTGVIAGGAVRAVLEAVGVHDVLSKSQGSSNPHNVVKATFDALLQLRDAATVAKQRGISLEKVFKG, encoded by the coding sequence ATGTACCAGAAATACAAAAACGTAGAATTAGTAAAACCGGGTGGTTTAGAATTGAAAGACCGTCTTGTTGGTGTTCAACGGGTGACCAAAGTGACCAAAGGTGGTCGGGCATTCGGTTTTTCGGCGATTGTTGTCGTCGGAGATGAAAATGGTGTCGTTGGCCACGGATTGGGTAAATCGAAAGAAGTTGCCACCGCTATAGCGAAGGCCGTTGAAGATGCCAAGAAGAATTTGGTGAGAATACCTATCAACAAAGGTACCATTCCCCATCAGCAGAAAGGTAAGTATGGTGGTGCAAGGGTATATATTCAGCCAGCTTCTGAGGGTACAGGGGTTATTGCCGGTGGTGCGGTACGTGCAGTACTGGAAGCCGTTGGTGTACACGATGTACTTTCAAAGTCACAAGGTTCCTCGAACCCCCACAATGTGGTAAAGGCCACTTTTGATGCGCTACTGCAATTGAGGGATGCCGCAACGGTCGCCAAGCAACGGGGAATCAGTTTAGAAAAAGTATTCAAAGGATAA
- the rplO gene encoding 50S ribosomal protein L15, which produces MDLSNLKPAEGSKNRPGKRLGRGEGSGKGGTSSRGHKGAKSRSGYSKKIGFEGGQMPLQRRVPKFGFTNINRKEYQGINLDKLQRLVDEKGVKGEVTFDTLVEHRLARKNDLVKILGGGELKAKLKVSAHKFTASAKEAIEKAGGEAITL; this is translated from the coding sequence ATGGATTTGAGTAATCTAAAACCGGCAGAAGGTTCAAAAAATAGGCCAGGCAAACGTCTTGGGAGAGGAGAAGGCTCCGGAAAAGGGGGTACTTCAAGCCGTGGACACAAAGGCGCGAAATCAAGATCGGGATATTCAAAAAAGATTGGATTCGAAGGTGGGCAAATGCCTTTACAGAGACGAGTTCCCAAATTCGGCTTTACCAATATCAACAGAAAAGAATACCAGGGCATCAATTTAGACAAGTTGCAGCGCTTGGTAGATGAAAAGGGGGTCAAAGGTGAGGTGACCTTTGATACATTGGTCGAACATCGTTTGGCTCGAAAGAATGATTTGGTAAAGATTTTGGGAGGAGGGGAACTTAAGGCAAAACTTAAGGTATCGGCACATAAGTTCACCGCATCGGCCAAAGAAGCCATCGAAAAAGCAGGAGGAGAAGCCATCACGCTGTAA
- the secY gene encoding preprotein translocase subunit SecY: MKRFIETISNIWKIEELKRRIIVTLGLLLVYRFGAQVVLPGIDTSQLAELTSSTEQGILGILNAFTGGAFANASVFALGIMPYISASIVVQLMSIAIPYLQKLDKEGESGRKTKNQITRWLTIGICIVQAPAYLYGLEALGVPNSAFILGKGLDFIIPAVIILVTGCVFAMWLGEKITDKGIGNGISLLIMIGIIATMPQSFVQEFISRTTNNTGGLMFILIELIIWFLVILASVLLVMAVRRVPVQYARRTASGGYEKNIMGSRQYIPLKLNASGVMPIIFAQAIMFAPSLLGRTFNSTAVGQWMEVQFADIFGLAYNILFAVLIIIFTYFYTAITVPTNKMADDLKRSGGFIPGIRPGKETGDFLDKIMSLITFPGSVFLAALAVLPAVVVKLMDVQPGWALFYGGTSLLIMVGVAIDTVQQVNSYLLNRHYDGLMKTGKNRKVA, encoded by the coding sequence ATGAAGAGATTTATTGAGACCATATCGAATATTTGGAAGATTGAAGAACTGAAGAGACGTATTATTGTCACTTTGGGCCTGTTGTTGGTATACCGCTTCGGTGCCCAAGTTGTGCTTCCAGGTATTGACACCTCTCAATTAGCTGAATTGACCTCTAGTACAGAACAAGGCATTTTGGGCATTTTGAATGCATTTACCGGTGGGGCCTTTGCCAATGCATCGGTTTTTGCCTTGGGCATCATGCCTTATATTTCTGCATCGATCGTAGTGCAGTTGATGAGTATTGCGATACCCTATTTGCAGAAACTAGATAAAGAGGGTGAAAGTGGTCGAAAGACCAAAAACCAGATTACCCGTTGGTTGACCATTGGTATCTGTATTGTTCAGGCACCGGCTTATCTCTATGGATTGGAAGCTTTGGGCGTGCCCAATAGTGCTTTTATCTTGGGTAAAGGTCTTGATTTCATAATTCCAGCGGTAATTATTTTGGTAACAGGTTGTGTGTTTGCCATGTGGTTGGGTGAAAAAATTACCGATAAAGGTATTGGCAATGGTATTTCATTGTTGATCATGATCGGTATCATCGCGACCATGCCCCAATCATTCGTACAAGAGTTCATTTCGAGAACGACCAATAATACAGGTGGCTTGATGTTCATCTTGATTGAATTGATTATTTGGTTCTTGGTCATTTTGGCCAGTGTGCTTTTGGTCATGGCCGTACGCAGGGTGCCCGTTCAATATGCTAGAAGAACAGCTTCCGGGGGTTATGAAAAGAACATTATGGGCTCCCGTCAATATATTCCCTTGAAGTTGAATGCCTCAGGGGTGATGCCCATCATTTTCGCACAGGCGATAATGTTTGCTCCGAGTTTATTGGGGCGCACATTCAACAGTACGGCAGTGGGGCAATGGATGGAAGTTCAGTTCGCTGATATTTTCGGCTTGGCGTATAACATACTATTCGCGGTGTTGATTATCATATTCACCTACTTCTACACGGCCATTACGGTTCCTACGAACAAGATGGCCGATGATTTGAAGAGAAGTGGTGGCTTTATACCGGGTATCCGTCCAGGAAAGGAAACGGGAGATTTTTTAGACAAGATAATGTCATTGATCACTTTTCCAGGATCGGTATTTTTGGCCGCCTTGGCAGTTTTACCGGCCGTGGTCGTGAAATTGATGGACGTTCAACCTGGTTGGGCGCTGTTTTATGGCGGTACCTCGCTCTTGATCATGGTGGGTGTGGCCATCGACACGGTACAACAGGTTAATTCGTACCTGCTTAATAGGCATTATGACGGTTTAATGAAAACCGGTAAAAATAGAAAAGTAGCATAA
- the ykgO gene encoding type B 50S ribosomal protein L36: MKVRASIKKRSAECKIVRRKGRLYVINKKNPRFKQRQG, from the coding sequence ATGAAAGTTAGGGCATCAATAAAGAAAAGAAGTGCAGAATGCAAAATTGTTCGCAGAAAGGGCAGACTGTACGTGATCAACAAGAAGAATCCTAGATTCAAACAAAGACAAGGATAA
- the rplN gene encoding 50S ribosomal protein L14, with product MLQQESRLKVADNTGAKEVLTIRVLGGTKRRYASLGDKIVVTVKEAAPNGTIKKGAVSTAVVVRTKKEVRRPDGSYIRFDDNACVLLNPTGEMRGTRVFGPVARELRDKQFMKIVSLAPEVL from the coding sequence ATGTTACAGCAAGAATCTAGATTAAAGGTTGCGGATAATACCGGTGCAAAAGAAGTACTGACCATCCGTGTACTTGGGGGCACAAAGAGACGATATGCATCATTGGGCGACAAGATCGTGGTCACCGTCAAAGAAGCGGCTCCGAACGGTACCATCAAAAAAGGTGCGGTTTCAACTGCGGTCGTCGTTCGTACCAAAAAAGAGGTCAGAAGACCAGACGGGTCGTACATCCGTTTTGATGATAATGCCTGTGTGCTTCTGAATCCAACAGGTGAAATGAGGGGTACGAGGGTTTTTGGCCCGGTAGCTAGAGAGTTGCGAGACAAACAATTTATGAAAATAGTTTCATTGGCCCCTGAGGTGCTATAA
- the rplE gene encoding 50S ribosomal protein L5, whose amino-acid sequence MGYIPRLKKEYRERVIKALSDEFGYKNVMQVPKLEKIVVSRGVGAAVADKKLIDHAVDELTMITGQKAIATISKKDVAAFKLRKGMPIGAKVTLRGERMYEFLDRLITTALPRVRDFQGVRATGFDGRGNYNLGVTEQIIFPEINIDKINRINGMDITFVTSAQTDKEAKSLLTELGVPFKKN is encoded by the coding sequence ATGGGCTACATTCCAAGATTAAAGAAAGAATATAGAGAGCGCGTTATCAAAGCACTTTCCGACGAATTTGGTTACAAGAACGTAATGCAGGTTCCGAAGTTGGAGAAAATCGTAGTGAGCCGTGGTGTCGGTGCCGCAGTGGCTGACAAGAAGCTTATCGACCATGCTGTTGATGAATTGACGATGATTACCGGACAAAAAGCGATTGCCACCATTTCGAAGAAAGATGTGGCGGCATTCAAATTACGAAAAGGCATGCCCATTGGTGCCAAGGTCACCTTACGCGGTGAGCGCATGTATGAGTTCTTAGACCGTTTGATCACCACAGCGCTTCCGAGGGTTCGTGATTTTCAAGGTGTAAGGGCCACTGGTTTTGACGGCAGGGGAAATTATAATCTAGGTGTTACCGAGCAGATTATCTTTCCTGAGATAAACATTGACAAAATCAACAGGATCAACGGTATGGACATCACCTTTGTGACCAGTGCCCAAACCGATAAAGAGGCAAAATCACTGTTAACCGAATTGGGAGTACCCTTTAAAAAGAATTGA
- the rpsM gene encoding 30S ribosomal protein S13, translating to MARIAGVDIPKQKRGVISLTYIYGIGKSRAKEILEKAQVSEDTKVSAWNDDEIGRIREAVSAYTIEGELRSETQLNIKRLMDIGCYRGIRHRSGLPLRGQRTKNNSRTRKGKRKTVANKKKATK from the coding sequence ATGGCAAGAATCGCAGGGGTTGACATACCCAAACAAAAGCGTGGCGTAATTTCGCTCACTTACATTTATGGAATCGGCAAGAGCCGTGCAAAAGAGATTTTGGAAAAAGCCCAAGTAAGTGAAGATACCAAGGTGTCTGCTTGGAACGATGATGAAATCGGCCGTATTCGTGAGGCAGTATCAGCCTATACCATAGAAGGTGAGTTACGTTCTGAAACCCAATTGAACATCAAGCGTTTGATGGATATCGGTTGTTACCGTGGCATTCGCCATAGATCAGGATTGCCATTGAGGGGCCAGCGCACCAAAAACAACTCTAGAACACGAAAAGGAAAACGGAAAACAGTTGCCAACAAGAAGAAAGCAACTAAATAA
- the rpsQ gene encoding 30S ribosomal protein S17: MEVRENKNRNLRKERIGVVTSNKMEKSIVVSEVKRVKHPMYGKFVLKTKKYVAHDEKNDCNEGDTVKIMETRPLSKTKCWRLVEILERAK, encoded by the coding sequence ATGGAAGTAAGAGAAAATAAGAATAGAAATTTAAGAAAAGAAAGAATTGGCGTGGTCACCAGTAACAAGATGGAGAAATCCATTGTGGTTTCTGAGGTGAAGCGGGTCAAGCACCCCATGTACGGAAAGTTCGTCTTGAAGACGAAAAAGTACGTTGCCCACGACGAAAAGAACGATTGCAACGAAGGCGATACCGTGAAAATTATGGAGACCCGCCCCTTGAGCAAGACTAAATGCTGGAGGTTGGTCGAAATACTTGAAAGAGCTAAATAA
- the rpmC gene encoding 50S ribosomal protein L29 — protein sequence MKQAEIKELSVEELQQKLAELRKEYADLKMAHAVTPLENPLQVRKTRRTVARLATELTKRELQ from the coding sequence ATGAAACAAGCTGAAATAAAAGAATTATCGGTGGAAGAACTTCAGCAGAAATTGGCTGAATTGAGGAAAGAATATGCAGATTTGAAGATGGCACATGCCGTGACTCCATTGGAAAATCCGCTGCAGGTCAGAAAAACGAGGAGAACGGTGGCGAGGTTGGCGACTGAATTAACAAAAAGGGAATTACAATAA
- the infA gene encoding translation initiation factor IF-1 produces MAKQPAIEQDGTIIEALSNAMFRVELENGHIVTAHISGKMRMHYIKLLPGDKVKLEMSPYDLTKARITYRY; encoded by the coding sequence ATGGCAAAGCAGCCAGCAATAGAACAAGATGGTACAATTATAGAGGCATTGTCAAATGCAATGTTTCGAGTTGAATTGGAAAACGGTCACATCGTAACTGCCCATATCTCGGGAAAGATGAGGATGCACTACATCAAGTTGCTTCCCGGTGACAAGGTAAAGCTTGAGATGAGCCCATACGATTTGACCAAAGCAAGAATTACATATAGATACTAG
- the rplP gene encoding 50S ribosomal protein L16, protein MLQPKRTKFRKAQKGRMKGISQRGHQLSNGMFGIKSLDSHFITSRQIEAARIAATRYMKRQGQLWIKIFPDKPITKKPLEVRMGKGKGAPEYFVAVVKPGRIMFEVAGVPLDVAKEALRLAAQKLPVKTKFIVARDYAG, encoded by the coding sequence ATGTTACAGCCGAAAAGAACAAAATTTCGTAAGGCCCAAAAGGGTAGGATGAAAGGCATTTCACAGCGAGGGCACCAGCTTTCGAACGGAATGTTCGGTATCAAATCACTTGATTCACATTTCATCACCTCACGTCAGATAGAAGCTGCCCGTATCGCTGCAACGCGTTATATGAAGAGGCAGGGGCAATTGTGGATAAAGATTTTTCCAGACAAGCCCATCACCAAAAAACCTTTGGAAGTACGTATGGGTAAGGGTAAAGGTGCTCCCGAATATTTCGTGGCAGTCGTAAAACCCGGAAGAATAATGTTCGAAGTGGCCGGTGTGCCCTTGGATGTTGCCAAAGAGGCGCTTCGTCTTGCGGCACAAAAACTGCCAGTTAAAACAAAATTCATAGTAGCCAGAGATTACGCAGGGTAG
- the rpsS gene encoding 30S ribosomal protein S19: protein MARSLKKGPYVHHSLEKKVQQNIDSGKKTVIKTWSRASMITPDFVGQTIAVHNGRQFVPVYVTENMVGHKLGEFSPTRSFRGHAGAKNKGKK from the coding sequence ATGGCACGTTCATTAAAAAAAGGACCATACGTTCACCACAGTCTAGAGAAGAAAGTCCAACAGAACATTGATTCGGGCAAGAAAACCGTAATCAAGACCTGGTCTAGGGCTTCGATGATAACACCAGACTTTGTAGGTCAGACCATAGCAGTGCACAACGGTAGGCAATTTGTGCCCGTATATGTCACTGAGAACATGGTAGGACACAAATTGGGCGAATTTTCACCGACTCGATCTTTTAGGGGTCATGCCGGTGCCAAAAACAAAGGAAAAAAGTAA
- the rpsK gene encoding 30S ribosomal protein S11: MAKTNTKTTKKRKVVIDATGEAHITASFNNIIISLTNKKGDVISWSSAGKMGFRGSKKNTPYAAQIAAEECAKTAHEAGLRKVKVYVKGPGNGRESAIRTIHNSGIEVTEIIDVTPLPHNGCRPPKRRRV, from the coding sequence ATGGCAAAAACAAACACTAAGACAACAAAGAAAAGAAAGGTAGTCATTGATGCTACCGGTGAGGCGCACATCACTGCCTCGTTCAATAATATCATCATTTCTTTGACCAACAAAAAAGGCGATGTTATCTCTTGGTCATCAGCAGGTAAAATGGGTTTTAGGGGCTCTAAAAAAAATACCCCTTATGCGGCCCAGATAGCCGCTGAAGAATGTGCCAAAACGGCCCATGAAGCTGGTTTGAGAAAAGTGAAGGTCTATGTGAAAGGGCCTGGCAATGGTAGGGAATCTGCCATTAGAACCATTCACAATTCGGGCATTGAGGTGACTGAGATTATTGATGTGACCCCACTACCGCACAATGGTTGTAGGCCTCCAAAAAGAAGAAGAGTTTAA
- the rplF gene encoding 50S ribosomal protein L6 → MSRIGNSPIAIPEGVTIEINDNVVTVKGKLGELTQEISGVEVKTEEGNIMVSRPSDSKDHKAKHGLYRSLISNMVKGVSEGWSKELELVGVGYRASNQGQKLDLALGFSHNIVMDIAPEVKIETTSEKGKNPIVKLTSHDKQLVGQVAAKIRSFRKPEPYKGKGIKFVGEQIRRKAGKSA, encoded by the coding sequence ATGTCAAGAATAGGTAATAGTCCGATAGCAATTCCTGAAGGAGTGACCATTGAAATCAATGACAATGTGGTCACCGTCAAAGGAAAATTGGGTGAATTGACCCAAGAAATTTCTGGAGTCGAAGTAAAGACCGAAGAAGGTAATATCATGGTTTCAAGACCTTCTGACTCCAAAGATCATAAGGCAAAGCACGGTCTTTACCGTTCATTGATCTCGAATATGGTCAAAGGGGTTTCTGAAGGTTGGTCCAAGGAGTTGGAGCTGGTTGGTGTTGGTTATCGTGCCAGCAACCAAGGCCAGAAACTAGATCTCGCGTTGGGTTTCTCTCACAATATCGTGATGGACATTGCCCCCGAGGTCAAAATTGAGACCACCTCTGAGAAAGGAAAAAACCCTATCGTGAAATTGACATCGCACGACAAACAGTTGGTCGGGCAAGTGGCGGCGAAAATCCGCTCATTCCGCAAGCCTGAGCCGTACAAGGGCAAAGGCATCAAATTTGTAGGTGAACAGATAAGAAGAAAAGCAGGTAAATCAGCTTAA
- the rpsC gene encoding 30S ribosomal protein S3, translating into MGQKTNPIGNRLGIIRGWESNWYGGNDYGDKLAEDDKIRKYIHARLAKASVSRVIIERTLKLITITITTARPGIIIGKGGQEVDKLKEELKKITNKEVQINIHEIKRPELDANLVAASVARQIESRISYRRAIKMAIAAAMRMNAEGIKIQISGRLNGAEMARSESYKEGRIPLSTFRADIDYALAEAHTTYGRLGIKVWIMKGEVYGKRELSPLVGLSKGQGKGGKQDGAKRQRRRK; encoded by the coding sequence ATGGGACAAAAAACCAATCCGATAGGAAATCGCTTGGGAATCATCAGAGGATGGGAATCAAACTGGTACGGCGGCAACGATTATGGCGATAAGCTGGCTGAAGACGACAAGATCAGAAAGTATATACACGCCCGTTTGGCCAAGGCCAGTGTTTCTAGGGTAATCATTGAAAGAACCCTAAAGTTGATCACCATTACCATTACCACGGCACGACCCGGTATCATTATCGGTAAAGGCGGTCAAGAAGTTGACAAATTGAAGGAAGAGTTGAAGAAGATCACCAATAAGGAGGTTCAGATCAACATTCACGAAATAAAAAGACCTGAGCTTGATGCCAATTTGGTGGCTGCCAGTGTAGCAAGGCAGATCGAGAGCCGAATCTCATACCGTAGGGCCATTAAAATGGCTATCGCAGCGGCCATGAGAATGAATGCTGAAGGGATCAAAATTCAGATTTCTGGTCGATTGAACGGTGCCGAGATGGCGCGTTCAGAGTCATATAAGGAAGGAAGGATCCCATTATCTACTTTCAGGGCCGATATTGACTATGCCCTGGCAGAGGCCCATACCACTTATGGCCGTCTGGGCATCAAGGTGTGGATCATGAAAGGCGAGGTATATGGCAAAAGGGAACTTTCGCCTTTGGTTGGATTGTCAAAAGGACAAGGCAAGGGAGGCAAACAAGATGGCGCCAAGAGGCAACGTCGTAGAAAGTAA
- the rplR gene encoding 50S ribosomal protein L18: MALSKTERKIRIRRRIRKVSFGTAERPRLSVFRSNKEIYAQLIDDNKGVTLAAASSRDKDIEAKGTKTEIANAVGKAIAEKAKKAGIETIAFDRGGNLYHGRVKSLAEGAREAGLKF; the protein is encoded by the coding sequence ATGGCATTATCGAAGACCGAAAGAAAGATACGCATCCGCAGAAGGATCAGAAAGGTTTCCTTTGGTACGGCTGAACGGCCCAGATTGTCAGTTTTCCGTAGCAACAAAGAAATCTATGCCCAATTGATCGATGATAACAAAGGAGTCACTTTGGCCGCTGCATCATCAAGGGATAAGGATATCGAGGCAAAGGGAACCAAAACTGAAATTGCCAATGCCGTGGGAAAGGCCATTGCAGAGAAAGCCAAAAAAGCAGGTATCGAAACCATAGCTTTCGATAGGGGCGGAAACCTCTATCATGGCAGAGTTAAATCATTGGCCGAAGGTGCCAGGGAAGCAGGACTTAAATTCTAA
- the rpmD gene encoding 50S ribosomal protein L30: protein MAKIRVKQVRSAIKRPKDQKRTLEALGLRKIGQVVEHEDTPNILGMVNKVKHLVSTEEA, encoded by the coding sequence ATGGCAAAGATTAGAGTAAAACAAGTAAGAAGTGCCATCAAACGGCCAAAAGATCAAAAAAGGACTCTTGAGGCATTGGGGTTAAGAAAAATTGGTCAGGTGGTCGAGCATGAAGACACGCCCAATATCCTTGGAATGGTAAATAAAGTAAAACACTTGGTTTCCACAGAGGAAGCTTAA
- the rplV gene encoding 50S ribosomal protein L22: MGVRKRQMAERLKAEKKNMAFAKLNNCPTSPRKMRLVADLIRGKQIEMALAILRFNQKEASRRLEKLLLSAIANWEAKNEDANIEDADLFIEEIRVDGGTMLKRLRPAPQGRAHRIRKRSNHVTLVLGSKNNVES; encoded by the coding sequence ATGGGAGTTCGAAAAAGACAGATGGCTGAACGATTAAAGGCAGAGAAAAAAAATATGGCGTTTGCCAAATTGAACAATTGCCCAACATCACCTCGAAAAATGCGCTTGGTGGCTGATTTGATTAGGGGCAAGCAAATTGAGATGGCACTGGCCATTTTGCGGTTCAATCAAAAAGAAGCATCAAGAAGGTTGGAAAAACTGTTGCTTTCGGCCATAGCCAATTGGGAAGCGAAGAACGAAGATGCCAACATCGAAGATGCCGACCTTTTTATTGAAGAAATCCGCGTTGATGGTGGTACGATGCTGAAAAGATTGCGACCTGCCCCACAAGGTAGGGCCCACAGAATACGAAAACGCTCAAACCATGTGACCTTGGTTTTGGGTTCTAAAAATAATGTAGAAAGCTAG
- the rpsH gene encoding 30S ribosomal protein S8 — MVTDPISDFLTRIRNASMAGHRVVDIPASNLKKEMTKILFDQGYILSYKFEDEGAQGNIKIALKYDKFTKEPVIKKLERISKPGLRKYASSDELPRVLNGLGIAIISTSHGVMTGKQAKNENVGGEVLCYVY; from the coding sequence ATGGTAACAGACCCGATTTCAGATTTTTTGACCCGTATAAGAAATGCCAGCATGGCTGGCCATAGGGTGGTCGATATTCCTGCATCCAACTTGAAAAAGGAGATGACCAAGATCTTATTCGACCAAGGCTACATCTTGAGCTATAAATTTGAAGATGAAGGAGCCCAAGGCAATATCAAGATTGCCTTAAAATATGATAAGTTCACCAAAGAGCCCGTAATTAAAAAACTGGAAAGAATCAGTAAGCCGGGTCTTAGAAAGTATGCATCCTCAGATGAGCTGCCACGTGTTCTGAACGGTTTGGGCATAGCCATCATCTCTACCTCCCATGGAGTGATGACGGGCAAACAGGCCAAGAATGAAAACGTGGGCGGTGAGGTATTGTGTTACGTGTATTAA
- the rplX gene encoding 50S ribosomal protein L24 translates to MKLKIKTGDTVMVTAGDHKGAEGKVMSVDRKKNKAIVEGLNMVKKHEKPSAQNPQGGIVEKEAPIHISNLSLIENGEPVRVGYEIRDGKKVRVSKKSGELI, encoded by the coding sequence ATGAAGCTAAAAATAAAAACAGGAGATACGGTTATGGTCACAGCAGGTGACCATAAGGGAGCTGAAGGCAAGGTGATGAGTGTTGACCGTAAGAAAAATAAAGCCATTGTTGAAGGGTTGAACATGGTCAAGAAACATGAGAAACCCAGTGCCCAAAACCCACAGGGGGGCATTGTTGAAAAAGAGGCACCCATTCATATTTCAAATCTATCCTTGATTGAAAATGGAGAACCGGTAAGGGTTGGCTATGAGATTAGGGATGGCAAAAAAGTAAGGGTTTCCAAAAAATCTGGAGAATTAATTTAG